In Sporomusaceae bacterium, the following proteins share a genomic window:
- the pssA gene encoding CDP-diacylglycerol--serine O-phosphatidyltransferase, protein MPRRWIPNILTVTNLSAGLVAILLSLVEQWALAVALVFGAALFDSLDGRVARRLNVASEFGKQLDSLADLVSFGVAPALIAYQLVFADIGWSGYVLATVFPVCGALRLARFSVSGVRGHFVGLPITVAGPVLAACAYFAPLLPATGQAFILLILSWLMVSTIKVPKL, encoded by the coding sequence ATGCCGCGTCGCTGGATTCCCAATATCCTGACGGTGACCAACCTGTCCGCCGGCCTGGTGGCTATTTTGCTGTCCCTTGTCGAGCAATGGGCGCTGGCCGTCGCGCTGGTGTTCGGCGCGGCGCTGTTCGACAGCCTCGACGGCCGGGTGGCGCGGCGGCTGAACGTCGCCAGCGAATTCGGCAAGCAGCTCGATTCTCTGGCCGACCTGGTCTCGTTTGGGGTGGCGCCGGCGCTGATCGCCTACCAACTGGTCTTCGCCGACATCGGCTGGAGCGGCTATGTACTGGCGACCGTTTTCCCGGTCTGCGGGGCGCTCCGCCTGGCCCGCTTCAGCGTGTCCGGCGTCAGGGGCCACTTCGTCGGCCTGCCGATAACGGTGGCCGGGCCTGTCCTCGCGGCGTGCGCGTATTTCGCGCCGCTGCTGCCGGCGACGGGGCAAGCGTTTATTCTGCTGATTTTGTCGTGGCTGATGGTTTCGACGATAAAGGTGCCGAAACTGTAG